A part of Scleropages formosus chromosome 3, fSclFor1.1, whole genome shotgun sequence genomic DNA contains:
- the otos gene encoding otospiralin → MKPILFCGIFFICCSLDQFSNARVIPEGVPYDEPPVVPYWPYSTSDFWRYVEYFRTIGAYNHINEMARAFFAHQHLGDHLGYEVHGGHEH, encoded by the exons ATGAAGCCCATTCTGTTTTGTGGGATCTTCTTTATCTGTTGCTCCCTCGATCAATTCAGTA atgccAGAGTGATTCCAGAAGGCG tTCCATATGATGAGCCACCTGTGGTGCCCTATTGGCCCTACTCAACCTCTGACTTTTGGAGATACGTGGAGTATTTCCGCACCATCGGGGCCTACAACCACATCAATGAGATGGCCAGGGCTTTTTTTGCCCACCAGCATCTTGGAGACCATCTTGGCTATGAGGTTCATGGGGGCCATGAACATTAG